Proteins found in one Fulvitalea axinellae genomic segment:
- a CDS encoding 7-carboxy-7-deazaguanine synthase QueE, with amino-acid sequence MEAFYTIQGEGFYQGHSAYFIRLAGCDVGCVWCDVKESWNAEDHPVMDVDDIVAEAIKFPGRLAVVTGGEPLIYNCGPLTKKLKEAGFQVNIETSGVHPASGEWDWVCFSPKKFKAPDPGIFQLADELKVVIYHPSDFKWAESFVDKLRPGTRLYLQPEWSNRDRILPLLIEYVKNNPKWRICVQVHKYLDIP; translated from the coding sequence ATGGAAGCGTTTTATACGATACAAGGAGAGGGATTCTACCAAGGTCATTCTGCGTATTTCATCCGTTTGGCCGGTTGTGATGTCGGTTGTGTATGGTGCGATGTGAAGGAATCGTGGAATGCCGAGGACCATCCGGTCATGGATGTCGACGACATTGTGGCGGAGGCGATCAAATTTCCGGGCCGTTTGGCTGTGGTTACGGGCGGTGAACCTCTTATTTACAACTGTGGGCCGTTGACGAAAAAGTTGAAGGAAGCGGGCTTTCAGGTAAATATTGAGACATCAGGGGTACATCCGGCTAGCGGAGAATGGGATTGGGTATGCTTTTCGCCTAAGAAATTTAAAGCCCCGGATCCCGGGATCTTTCAATTGGCGGACGAACTCAAAGTTGTGATTTACCATCCGTCCGACTTTAAATGGGCGGAAAGTTTCGTGGATAAACTTCGTCCCGGAACTCGGTTGTATCTTCAGCCGGAATGGTCCAACCGCGACAGAATTCTGCCGTTACTAATAGAGTATGTGAAAAATAATCCGAAATGGAGGATTTGTGTGCAGGTACACAAATATTTAGATATTCCGTAA
- a CDS encoding OmpA family protein: MRKKLSRILFFFFLSVLGFCVDVSAQGRGGTTSRRAEKLFKDAEISVRHRNFDKAIALLKKAIDKDPNYIDAYFRLASCYQVMARRKEQLAVYERVLEMGGGKTSYPVIYALVAEAAFENAEYERAIDLAQKYLATAPKDRRYRKTAEEVLAKSQFALGILKNPTPFSPYKLPAPLNQFGLQYFPTFTVDGKMILFTCREKYAPGSDEDIFFSVKGDDGKWSVPQSISKNINTPANEGTCAISADGKTLIFTSCSQGGGNLGSCDLYISKWDGADWSVPKNLGRAINSRSWESQPALSPDGRALYFVSDRPGGYGGRDIYFSYKNENEEWELARNLGRSINTKDDEIAPFVHVNGGTLYFGSEGHPGLGGYDLFYSERAPDGSWGGAKHMGYPINNHRDQISLFVSTDGSKGYYSEDEKKEGQLYSYMYEFDIPERLRIKNRVNYVKGLVLDDKTDEPLFATIDLMDINADSLVARVNSDSINGDYSFVLTQGREYGLFAVAEGYLFKTLSFDYVASQDTVPIKMDIRLSPVEENLEARLSNVFFETNSYEIKKKSETELTKVARFLRSNPGMIVEIQGHTDNVGGDQDNLRLSWKRAESVYNALVSFGVEKMSMRFKGYGETRPERDNETEDGRQFNRRIQFKIVKK; encoded by the coding sequence ATGCGTAAGAAATTGTCGAGAATACTGTTTTTTTTCTTTTTGTCGGTACTCGGATTTTGTGTTGACGTGTCTGCGCAAGGACGGGGAGGCACAACGTCCAGAAGGGCGGAGAAGCTATTCAAAGATGCCGAAATAAGCGTGCGCCATCGTAATTTTGACAAAGCGATAGCTTTGCTCAAAAAAGCGATTGACAAGGATCCGAATTATATAGACGCCTATTTCAGGTTGGCGTCTTGTTATCAGGTCATGGCTCGTAGGAAAGAGCAGTTGGCCGTTTATGAGCGAGTGTTGGAAATGGGGGGAGGCAAGACCAGTTATCCCGTTATTTACGCTTTGGTAGCCGAGGCCGCTTTTGAAAATGCTGAATACGAAAGGGCTATCGACTTGGCGCAAAAATACTTGGCCACGGCGCCGAAAGACAGGCGCTACCGGAAAACTGCGGAGGAAGTGTTGGCTAAGTCACAGTTTGCTTTGGGGATTCTAAAAAATCCTACTCCTTTTTCTCCATATAAACTGCCTGCGCCTTTGAATCAGTTCGGGTTACAGTATTTTCCGACATTTACGGTTGACGGAAAAATGATTCTTTTTACCTGTCGGGAGAAGTACGCTCCCGGTTCTGATGAGGATATTTTCTTTAGCGTAAAAGGAGATGACGGTAAGTGGAGCGTACCACAATCTATTTCCAAAAACATAAATACGCCGGCTAACGAAGGAACCTGCGCAATTTCGGCTGACGGAAAAACGTTGATTTTCACCTCGTGTTCTCAAGGCGGGGGAAATCTCGGGAGTTGTGATCTTTATATCTCCAAATGGGACGGAGCGGATTGGTCTGTTCCTAAAAATTTGGGAAGAGCCATTAACTCACGCAGTTGGGAGTCTCAACCTGCGCTTTCGCCGGACGGCAGGGCGCTGTATTTTGTTTCTGACAGACCGGGAGGATATGGTGGAAGGGATATTTATTTCTCATATAAAAATGAAAATGAGGAATGGGAACTCGCCAGAAATCTAGGCCGTTCGATTAACACGAAAGATGATGAGATAGCGCCTTTTGTACATGTTAACGGCGGTACTTTATATTTCGGGTCCGAAGGTCACCCGGGGTTGGGAGGTTATGACCTGTTTTATTCCGAACGGGCCCCGGACGGCTCTTGGGGAGGCGCAAAGCATATGGGGTATCCGATCAATAATCATCGGGACCAGATTTCGCTTTTCGTTTCCACTGACGGTTCCAAAGGGTATTACTCCGAAGACGAGAAAAAGGAAGGCCAGCTGTACAGTTATATGTACGAATTCGATATTCCGGAAAGGTTGAGAATTAAAAACCGGGTGAATTACGTGAAAGGGCTTGTACTTGATGACAAAACCGATGAGCCGCTTTTCGCTACAATTGATTTGATGGACATCAATGCGGATAGCCTTGTGGCGAGAGTGAATTCTGACTCGATCAACGGCGATTATTCGTTTGTCTTGACCCAAGGGAGAGAATATGGTTTGTTTGCGGTAGCCGAAGGTTACTTGTTCAAGACTTTGTCTTTTGATTATGTGGCAAGCCAAGACACTGTCCCGATTAAAATGGATATACGTTTGTCGCCTGTGGAGGAAAATCTAGAGGCTAGGCTCAGTAATGTTTTTTTTGAGACGAACAGCTACGAGATAAAGAAAAAATCCGAAACGGAACTGACGAAAGTCGCTCGCTTTCTGCGAAGCAATCCGGGTATGATTGTGGAAATTCAGGGCCATACCGATAATGTCGGTGGAGACCAAGACAATTTGAGGCTGTCGTGGAAAAGGGCTGAATCTGTTTACAACGCTCTAGTGTCTTTCGGCGTCGAAAAAATGTCGATGCGCTTTAAAGGATATGGAGAGACACGCCCCGAACGTGACAATGAAACGGAGGACGGTCGCCAATTTAACCGTAGGATCCAGTTTAAGATTGTGAAAAAATAA
- the trxA gene encoding thioredoxin: MAKGNFNKLVNRNKPVLVDFYADWCGPCQTMAPILEETGKEMEEKVDVIKVNVDKNQAIAQRFGIRSIPTLILFKNGQIAWRKAGLLTKNQLIAHLQKAL; encoded by the coding sequence ATGGCAAAAGGCAATTTCAACAAACTCGTGAACCGAAACAAGCCCGTACTCGTAGATTTTTACGCAGACTGGTGCGGTCCATGCCAAACGATGGCTCCGATACTTGAGGAAACCGGAAAAGAAATGGAAGAAAAGGTAGATGTAATAAAAGTCAATGTTGACAAAAACCAGGCGATAGCCCAGCGCTTCGGAATCCGGAGCATCCCTACCCTAATCCTTTTCAAAAACGGGCAAATAGCCTGGCGAAAAGCGGGGTTGCTCACAAAAAATCAACTTATAGCCCATTTACAAAAGGCTCTATAA
- a CDS encoding acetyl-CoA carboxylase carboxyltransferase subunit alpha, translating to MLLDFEKPIAELEVKLAEMKNLADENGVDVDDTVKTLEKRILDLKKDTFSNLTRWQRVQLSRHAERPYTLDYINAISDDFIELHGDRQFADDKAMVGGLATVDGQPIMFVGQQKGRNTKDRQVRNFGMPNPEGYRKALRLMKTAEKFNIPVVTLIDTPGAFPGLEAEERGQGEAIARNLRDMFSLTIPVVCVIIGEGASGGALGIGIGDRVLMLENTWYSVISPESCSSILWRSWEYKEQAAEALKLTAEDMTGFGLVDRIVPEPLGGAHTDVEAMAETLKSVVLEEIGALKDMDPEERIDKRIEKFCEMGVVQEG from the coding sequence ATGCTTTTAGATTTTGAGAAACCCATCGCCGAGTTGGAGGTCAAGTTGGCGGAAATGAAAAACTTGGCTGACGAAAACGGCGTGGACGTGGACGATACCGTGAAGACGCTTGAGAAAAGAATCCTCGATTTAAAGAAAGATACGTTCAGTAATCTGACTCGTTGGCAACGCGTACAATTGTCGCGTCACGCCGAGCGTCCGTATACACTGGACTACATCAACGCGATATCGGACGATTTTATCGAATTGCACGGTGATCGCCAGTTCGCCGACGATAAGGCGATGGTGGGCGGTTTGGCCACTGTAGACGGACAACCAATTATGTTTGTCGGTCAGCAAAAAGGCCGTAATACCAAAGACCGTCAGGTAAGGAATTTCGGAATGCCGAATCCGGAAGGCTACAGAAAAGCCCTCAGGTTGATGAAAACCGCCGAGAAATTCAATATTCCGGTAGTTACCTTGATCGACACTCCGGGCGCCTTTCCAGGGCTTGAGGCCGAAGAGAGGGGCCAAGGCGAGGCCATCGCCAGAAACTTGAGAGATATGTTCTCGTTGACCATTCCAGTTGTTTGCGTGATTATCGGAGAAGGTGCTTCCGGTGGAGCGCTCGGAATCGGAATCGGGGACAGGGTGCTGATGTTGGAAAACACTTGGTACTCGGTTATCTCGCCGGAATCTTGCTCTTCTATTTTGTGGAGAAGCTGGGAGTATAAAGAACAAGCGGCCGAGGCGCTGAAGCTAACCGCCGAAGACATGACCGGTTTCGGATTAGTGGACCGGATAGTTCCTGAGCCGTTAGGCGGTGCCCACACGGATGTGGAAGCCATGGCCGAAACGCTCAAGAGCGTAGTGCTTGAAGAGATTGGGGCCTTGAAGGATATGGATCCTGAGGAACGAATCGACAAGCGGATAGAGAAATTTTGTGAGATGGGCGTAGTGCAGGAGGGATAA
- a CDS encoding MBL fold metallo-hydrolase, with the protein MKLQMVQAGQFYLDGGAMFGVVPKTIWSKTNEADEKNRILLSCRCLLVETDDRKILIDTGLGDKQTAKFFGFYDWDVNNDIREKVREAGVDPEDITDVFFTHLHFDHCGGAVVAGEGGEPGLAFPKATHWSHSKHWHWAVYPNAREKASFLKENILPIEASGKLKFADKGHDLPFEFVEVCGHTQSQMLPLIEVGGKKVLYAADLLPTAGHVPLPYVMGYDVNPLKTLEEKKKWLEWVEKENVILFLEHDAQYDCCTLKSTEKGPRVDRLMSLEEALEA; encoded by the coding sequence ATGAAACTTCAAATGGTTCAGGCTGGCCAATTCTATTTGGACGGCGGTGCGATGTTCGGTGTGGTGCCAAAAACTATTTGGTCGAAGACGAATGAGGCGGATGAGAAAAACCGAATCCTATTGTCGTGCAGATGTCTTTTGGTAGAAACCGATGACCGAAAGATTCTCATAGATACAGGGTTGGGAGACAAGCAGACCGCGAAGTTCTTCGGTTTTTATGATTGGGATGTCAATAATGACATCCGGGAGAAAGTTCGTGAGGCGGGTGTGGACCCTGAAGATATTACGGACGTGTTTTTTACACACCTTCATTTTGATCATTGTGGTGGCGCCGTTGTGGCTGGCGAAGGTGGAGAGCCTGGTTTGGCATTTCCTAAAGCCACACATTGGAGTCATTCTAAGCATTGGCATTGGGCCGTTTATCCGAACGCCCGTGAAAAAGCCAGTTTTTTGAAAGAGAACATTTTGCCGATCGAGGCTAGCGGTAAACTGAAATTTGCGGATAAAGGACATGATTTGCCTTTCGAGTTTGTGGAGGTCTGTGGCCATACGCAATCGCAGATGTTGCCTTTGATCGAAGTTGGCGGAAAGAAAGTCCTTTATGCCGCTGATCTTCTTCCTACGGCTGGTCATGTTCCGTTACCATACGTGATGGGTTATGACGTGAATCCGCTCAAGACTTTGGAAGAAAAGAAAAAATGGCTCGAATGGGTAGAGAAGGAAAATGTTATCCTCTTTTTGGAACATGACGCTCAGTACGATTGCTGTACGTTGAAAAGTACCGAAAAAGGCCCGAGAGTAGATCGCCTGATGTCTTTGGAGGAAGCTCTGGAAGCCTAA
- a CDS encoding patatin-like phospholipase family protein: MRKKINKTVRKGLVLSGGGSHGYAHLGVLKAFKEKGIDFDMVSGCSAGALIGLFYAGGFDPDEAFRIIQESNVVKTLRFAWSRRGLFRVQRFEKKLMRIFPDNDFENLKKALVVSVTDLNKGGVNYLHSGGNLITSVLASCAIPLVFEPVHLDGCYYVDGGFSNNLPAEPLADECDLLVGINVLPVPDEFDEKQLKFPWVMHRVSAIMARTLTSKGRSLCDFLVEPEGLEKYSPFDLSKADEIFEIGYREGLRRLEDKTFLEALT; the protein is encoded by the coding sequence ATGCGAAAAAAAATAAATAAAACTGTAAGGAAAGGTTTAGTGCTGTCGGGTGGCGGTTCGCATGGCTATGCGCACTTGGGAGTGTTGAAAGCTTTTAAAGAAAAAGGGATTGATTTCGATATGGTTTCCGGTTGTAGCGCCGGAGCATTGATCGGTTTGTTTTATGCGGGAGGCTTTGATCCTGATGAAGCTTTTCGGATTATACAAGAGTCGAATGTTGTAAAAACTCTACGGTTTGCGTGGAGCAGGCGAGGGCTGTTCAGGGTGCAGCGTTTTGAGAAAAAGCTAATGCGTATCTTTCCCGATAATGATTTCGAAAACCTGAAAAAAGCGCTTGTGGTAAGCGTGACAGACCTGAATAAAGGCGGTGTAAATTACTTGCACTCGGGAGGGAATCTTATCACCTCAGTTTTGGCTTCGTGCGCTATTCCTTTGGTTTTTGAGCCCGTTCACCTGGATGGGTGTTATTATGTTGACGGAGGTTTTTCCAATAACTTGCCGGCCGAGCCGTTGGCGGATGAGTGCGATCTTTTGGTGGGGATAAACGTGCTTCCCGTACCTGACGAATTCGATGAGAAACAACTTAAGTTTCCGTGGGTAATGCACAGGGTTTCGGCTATTATGGCTAGGACTTTGACCAGCAAAGGCCGTTCGTTGTGCGATTTTTTGGTAGAGCCTGAAGGTTTGGAAAAATATAGCCCTTTTGACCTTTCCAAAGCTGATGAGATTTTCGAAATCGGATATCGGGAAGGCCTACGCCGTCTGGAGGATAAGACTTTTTTGGAGGCCCTGACATAA
- a CDS encoding 1-acyl-sn-glycerol-3-phosphate acyltransferase: MWKLIANLIFKVAGWKVEGDLPKDIDKAVMIAAPHTSNWDFVFARAAFFLMGVPVRFTIKKEWVEGPLGWLIKSLGAIAIDRSPKKAGEKRRSMVEAMTDLFAEREELVVMITPEGTRSYAPRWKKGFYYVALNAKVPIVLGYLDYGKKKAGVGPIIHPTGDYEKDLEEIKSFYRQVQGRHPDKGIR, translated from the coding sequence ATGTGGAAATTAATTGCAAACCTGATATTCAAGGTTGCCGGTTGGAAAGTGGAGGGTGATTTGCCCAAAGATATTGATAAGGCGGTGATGATTGCGGCGCCGCACACAAGTAACTGGGATTTTGTTTTTGCCAGGGCCGCCTTTTTCCTGATGGGAGTTCCCGTAAGGTTTACAATCAAAAAAGAATGGGTCGAGGGACCATTGGGCTGGCTGATCAAGTCGTTGGGAGCCATAGCTATCGACCGTTCGCCAAAGAAGGCGGGAGAGAAGCGTCGCAGTATGGTGGAGGCCATGACTGATCTTTTTGCCGAAAGAGAGGAGCTGGTGGTGATGATTACGCCGGAAGGAACCCGTAGTTATGCTCCGCGTTGGAAAAAAGGGTTCTATTACGTGGCCCTCAACGCCAAAGTACCGATCGTTTTAGGGTACCTCGATTATGGAAAAAAGAAGGCCGGTGTAGGCCCTATAATCCATCCGACCGGCGATTATGAAAAGGATTTGGAGGAGATCAAATCTTTTTACCGTCAGGTACAAGGACGTCATCCAGATAAGGGAATTCGATAA
- a CDS encoding GAF domain-containing protein: METVRQLARAVEEYETIPEEDRRSVLSSLMRRELENNDELLSVWSKLETYAIDSLAHEWIGKRGSSVAGNFYYTFYKDEGEIKLRRSRTKKAEDVFTNGYYVKLKASKGESLLDPYNFSYGGNSKNFLQANLLSSVLKDGEEFMGTMGVDISMEQLKKIVQSADYHNEGNAILFYEDYHKKYYDDNERYVAAKNIYIEDSVLFESIQTEITEKIKSEPVEYQKDLYQFALTDSLNREFIAFTVPIKVGKAPERWYFTQLIPYDVINSEATAIIWQTAIISLAGIGLIILIVYNLIRSITTPLIRITELLGKMAKGEKVKLTKRKVTDDENETTLMYQALEAMNEGIDEKAKFALAIGNEDYSQDLQIKSDEDMLGKALLQMKQSLVAYREKEQAQNWMSEGIAEFSSILRMQDQSFEKLADDILAKLIRYLDANQGVIALAKEIENSTMLVQTATYAYGRTKHVELTIAPGQGLMGQVFLEKEPRYLTEIPQGYIRITSGLGESTPKAIYIVPLISNDEVYGVMEIASFQKFSENERIFINKIAESIASSVSVMRSGELTKKMLAESRSVSDELRSREEEHRQNMEELAATNEEQERMRKGFEDEIAFLKEKIRKMEEADSATAE; encoded by the coding sequence ATGGAAACCGTAAGACAACTCGCAAGGGCTGTCGAAGAGTACGAGACCATTCCGGAAGAGGATCGCAGATCGGTTTTGAGCAGCCTAATGCGACGCGAACTTGAGAACAACGACGAATTGCTGTCCGTTTGGAGTAAGCTGGAAACTTACGCAATCGACAGCTTGGCGCATGAGTGGATCGGTAAACGGGGAAGCTCCGTGGCGGGTAACTTTTACTACACCTTCTATAAAGACGAAGGGGAAATCAAACTACGCCGAAGCCGTACCAAAAAAGCGGAAGATGTCTTCACGAACGGCTATTACGTAAAACTAAAAGCCAGCAAAGGCGAAAGCCTTCTCGACCCATACAACTTCTCTTACGGCGGTAATTCCAAAAATTTTCTTCAGGCCAACCTTCTCTCTTCCGTATTAAAAGACGGCGAAGAATTTATGGGAACAATGGGTGTCGATATTTCGATGGAACAGCTAAAGAAAATCGTTCAATCCGCAGACTACCACAACGAAGGCAACGCAATCCTTTTTTACGAAGACTATCACAAAAAATATTACGATGACAACGAGCGCTATGTCGCCGCAAAAAACATATATATAGAAGACAGTGTGCTTTTCGAAAGTATACAAACCGAAATCACTGAGAAAATAAAATCCGAACCGGTCGAATACCAAAAGGACCTTTACCAGTTCGCTTTGACGGATTCCTTAAACAGGGAATTCATAGCGTTTACAGTCCCAATTAAAGTCGGGAAAGCGCCGGAACGCTGGTACTTTACGCAGTTGATTCCCTATGATGTCATTAACAGCGAAGCGACAGCGATAATCTGGCAAACAGCGATTATTTCCTTAGCGGGCATTGGGCTTATTATCCTAATCGTCTACAATTTGATCAGGTCCATAACCACTCCCCTTATTCGTATCACCGAATTGCTTGGAAAAATGGCTAAGGGCGAAAAGGTTAAGCTTACAAAGCGTAAGGTCACAGATGACGAAAACGAAACGACCCTAATGTACCAGGCATTGGAGGCGATGAACGAGGGCATAGACGAAAAAGCAAAATTCGCGTTGGCCATTGGCAACGAAGATTATAGCCAAGATCTGCAGATCAAAAGCGACGAGGATATGCTAGGCAAAGCGCTTTTGCAAATGAAACAGTCGTTGGTGGCTTACAGGGAAAAAGAACAGGCTCAGAACTGGATGTCAGAAGGAATTGCGGAATTTTCCTCGATCCTTAGAATGCAAGACCAAAGTTTCGAAAAACTGGCGGATGATATCTTGGCTAAATTGATTCGATATCTGGACGCCAACCAAGGTGTTATAGCCCTTGCGAAAGAAATCGAAAACAGCACTATGCTGGTACAAACAGCCACATACGCCTATGGAAGAACCAAGCATGTGGAGTTGACGATTGCGCCCGGGCAAGGGCTAATGGGCCAAGTGTTTTTGGAAAAAGAGCCCAGATACCTTACCGAAATCCCCCAAGGATATATCCGTATAACATCAGGACTTGGTGAATCTACTCCAAAAGCTATTTATATCGTCCCGTTGATTTCCAACGACGAGGTTTATGGCGTAATGGAGATCGCCTCTTTCCAGAAATTCTCCGAGAACGAGCGCATTTTCATCAACAAAATAGCGGAATCCATCGCGTCCAGCGTATCGGTAATGCGGAGCGGCGAGCTGACGAAAAAGATGTTAGCCGAATCCCGGTCCGTCTCTGACGAACTTCGTAGCCGAGAAGAGGAACATCGACAAAACATGGAAGAACTTGCCGCCACGAACGAAGAGCAGGAAAGAATGCGAAAAGGCTTTGAGGACGAAATCGCTTTCCTGAAAGAGAAAATAAGGAAGATGGAAGAAGCCGACTCAGCAACAGCTGAATAA
- a CDS encoding TonB-dependent receptor domain-containing protein, whose product MKNLLFAFPILVFAFLYAPNTFAQKGTSVKGRVVAVNGEPVAYAGVVISTLGGDMLAGGVTGDDGRFGFVVKSAGKLRLKVSFMGYEDLEKDIELTAGKGNDLGDVSIKPSTRLLEEISVSADKAIASHKVDKSVYEASGFKASANGSAVDILRNLPSVTMVGDDVAVRGTTGFTVLVNGKPSQLKPAEVLGQLAGNLVERVEVITAPSAKYDPDGKAGLINIITKKGAADGLFVSANGAFGGTDPARYGGGLNLGYTKGKTRVYLGGDFRQKDLDGDRYGDIMTKHEGVQHDLISDGTRNYYEYLYSVQGGIDYDFSANDAISATFYTGGRKKEREADLLYTTERDDQPGTVDEFYNMNWMVREGRYTTLGLDYTHKFTEKSKLAFSGLYESSELLGPIDNRNLTEQGGDLELYERMDSENPLDGYRFSVDYETGIGQFGKFETGYRYRRLRHKGDFVYETLDLSASDNDTWIRDKEKSNSIDLLREIHSLYGAFSSKVGRISYNAGLRAEYTDREMESTTKSTPYEYSKFNLFPSGMVAYDLGNGQNVRLAYSKRVERPTTKLMNPFKLHRHGEVVEEGDPELVPEFIDLVELGYVNEFGANTFAFTTYYRHTEDKIYRSNAVYEPNILYRAYTNAGRAQAVGAEASVSASPWSWWNFFAGVNVYDYRVWGDIFGVKLDQSSLNWSVNANSTVSFTKTLKLNWNLSYRSETVTAQGEDGDFLMSDLALSQSLPKHGLTFSLQVRDIFESNIETFNTAGDTFDAYNKYTKEGQIFMLGVSYSLNMKNRKGKKIESEFGKKEF is encoded by the coding sequence ATGAAGAATTTGTTGTTTGCGTTTCCGATTTTGGTATTTGCCTTTTTGTATGCCCCAAATACTTTTGCCCAAAAAGGAACTTCGGTCAAAGGAAGAGTGGTGGCAGTAAACGGGGAGCCCGTGGCCTATGCCGGTGTAGTGATTTCAACGCTTGGTGGCGATATGTTGGCGGGCGGTGTCACAGGTGATGACGGCCGTTTCGGGTTTGTCGTCAAATCGGCGGGAAAGCTGAGGCTGAAAGTGAGTTTTATGGGGTATGAGGATTTGGAAAAAGATATTGAGCTGACTGCTGGGAAAGGCAATGATTTGGGAGATGTCAGTATCAAGCCGTCCACGAGGCTTCTGGAGGAAATAAGCGTAAGTGCCGATAAGGCGATAGCTTCCCATAAGGTGGATAAATCGGTGTATGAAGCCTCCGGGTTTAAGGCGAGCGCTAACGGTTCGGCGGTTGATATTCTAAGGAACCTTCCGTCGGTCACAATGGTGGGTGACGATGTTGCTGTTCGTGGCACAACCGGATTTACCGTATTGGTAAACGGCAAGCCTTCGCAACTTAAGCCTGCGGAAGTATTGGGCCAGTTGGCCGGAAACTTAGTGGAGCGGGTTGAGGTGATCACGGCGCCATCCGCCAAATATGATCCTGACGGAAAAGCTGGACTTATAAACATCATTACAAAGAAAGGAGCGGCCGACGGCTTATTCGTTTCCGCAAATGGAGCTTTTGGCGGTACGGATCCGGCCCGTTACGGTGGAGGTTTGAACCTTGGCTATACCAAAGGAAAAACCCGAGTGTACTTGGGCGGAGATTTCAGGCAAAAAGATCTTGATGGCGATCGTTACGGTGATATCATGACCAAACACGAAGGCGTGCAACATGATTTGATTTCGGACGGTACCCGTAACTATTATGAATATCTCTACTCCGTACAAGGCGGTATCGATTATGATTTCAGCGCAAACGACGCTATTTCCGCTACCTTCTATACTGGCGGACGAAAGAAAGAGCGTGAGGCCGATTTGCTTTACACTACCGAAAGAGACGACCAGCCGGGTACGGTGGATGAATTTTATAATATGAACTGGATGGTGCGCGAAGGGCGTTACACCACTTTGGGCCTGGATTATACGCACAAATTCACCGAGAAAAGCAAGCTGGCCTTCTCCGGTCTTTACGAATCGTCGGAGTTGCTAGGTCCTATTGACAATCGGAACCTGACTGAGCAAGGCGGAGATCTGGAGCTCTACGAGCGTATGGACTCTGAAAATCCGCTTGACGGCTACCGTTTCTCTGTAGACTACGAGACCGGAATCGGGCAGTTTGGCAAGTTTGAGACGGGCTATCGTTACCGCCGTCTGAGGCACAAGGGAGACTTTGTGTATGAGACATTGGACCTTTCGGCCAGTGACAATGACACTTGGATACGAGACAAAGAGAAAAGTAACTCTATCGACCTTCTTAGGGAAATCCACTCTCTGTACGGCGCCTTCTCTTCTAAAGTGGGGCGCATCTCGTATAATGCCGGCTTGCGGGCGGAATACACCGACCGCGAAATGGAATCGACGACAAAGTCTACTCCTTATGAGTACAGCAAGTTCAATTTGTTCCCGTCGGGGATGGTGGCTTATGACTTGGGCAACGGCCAAAACGTAAGGCTCGCTTACTCAAAAAGGGTGGAGCGCCCGACTACAAAGCTGATGAACCCCTTCAAGCTTCACCGTCACGGTGAGGTAGTGGAAGAGGGCGACCCTGAGCTTGTGCCTGAATTCATCGATTTGGTGGAATTGGGCTACGTGAACGAATTCGGAGCGAATACCTTCGCCTTTACCACGTACTACCGCCATACTGAGGACAAGATTTATCGCTCCAATGCCGTTTATGAGCCTAATATCCTCTACAGAGCCTATACAAACGCTGGTCGTGCGCAAGCCGTTGGCGCCGAGGCTTCCGTTTCGGCCTCGCCATGGTCTTGGTGGAACTTCTTTGCGGGCGTAAACGTGTACGACTACCGTGTTTGGGGCGATATCTTCGGTGTGAAGCTGGACCAGTCTAGCCTAAACTGGAGTGTGAACGCCAACTCTACGGTAAGTTTCACCAAAACCCTTAAACTGAACTGGAACCTGAGCTACAGGTCGGAAACCGTAACGGCGCAGGGCGAAGACGGTGACTTTCTGATGTCTGACTTGGCTTTGAGCCAGTCTTTGCCAAAACATGGCCTGACATTCAGTTTGCAGGTAAGGGATATCTTTGAGTCCAATATCGAGACATTTAATACGGCGGGAGATACCTTCGACGCTTATAATAAGTATACCAAGGAAGGACAGATCTTTATGTTGGGTGTAAGCTACTCACTGAATATGAAGAACCGTAAGGGCAAAAAGATCGAGAGCGAATTCGGTAAGAAAGAATTCTAA